One genomic segment of Acanthochromis polyacanthus isolate Apoly-LR-REF ecotype Palm Island chromosome 9, KAUST_Apoly_ChrSc, whole genome shotgun sequence includes these proteins:
- the LOC110967635 gene encoding zinc finger protein 664-like isoform X2, translating into MDLHTDSPSDPVQVKVEPEEDVEIQSYPVLRKLSVALTDCRSWLEGRDFLFLDQHPQLCESTPLQKPSTNSGRKMAYCPECKKGFYKQAHLEAHLRVHRGQKPNECWQCGKTYPTLMSLVVHQQIHDRQEPYRCSYCDKTFALKRDWKTHHRTHSGTKPFKCWFCGDGFCEQDELTEHLQQHQGEKCYRCSVCDKMFVSYQGFNFHRKSHKSQTLLPCNKCEKTFANPQSLKLHQVTHSSKKPHKCPTCGKGFKLLSGMRCHQRTHDDLRDYHCAECGKCFSSLQGLKLHNRTHTGLKPYKCPECGKRFTQSPHLKSHMVTHTGERPFLCTTCGKRFTQSSHLRSHITLFHVGEKPFSCEDCGKSFTIAHYLKMHRLSHTKEKLYQCTYCQKSFSYHNSWRAHERIHTGERPFSCQDCGQSFITSGSLLSHQRSKHTGEKSHYCITCGEFFFTSTLLRVHQLDHTGERPHACSCGKTFKTKGVLRYHLKRFTDHRPAQ; encoded by the exons ATGGACCTCCACACGGACTCCCCG AGCGACCCGGTTCAGGTGAAGGTGGAGCCGGAAGAAGACGTGGAGATCCAGTCCTACCCGGTCCTCAGGAAGCTGTCCGTCGCTCTGACGGACTGCAGGTCGTGGCTGGAGgggcgggacttcctgtttctAG ACCAGCACCCTCAGCTGTGCGAGTCGACGCCGCTGCAGAAGCCGTCCACCAACTCTGGCAGGAAGATGGCGTACTGCCCCGAGTGTAAGAAGGGCTTCTACAAGCAGGCTCACCTGGAGGCTCACCTGAGGGTCCACCGAGGCCAGAAGCCCAACGAGTGCTGGCAATGCGGGAAGACCTACCCGACCCTGATGAGCCTGGTGGTCCACCAGCAGATCCACGACCGCCAGGAGCCGTACCGCTGCTCGTACTGCGACAAGACCTTCGCCCTGAAGAGGGACTGGAAGACCCATCACCGCACGCACTCCGGGACCAAACCCTTCAAGTGCTGGTTCTGTGGAGACGGGTTCTGTGAGCAGGATGAGCTGACGGAGCACCTGCAGCAACACCAGGGGGAGAAGTGCTACCGCTGCTCGGTCTGCGACAAGATGTTCGTGTCCTACCAGGGCTTCAACTTTCACCGCAAGTCGCACAAGAGCCAGACGTTGCTGCCGTGCAACAAGTGCGAAAAGACCTTCGCCAACCCTCAGAGCCTGAAGCTGCACCAGGTCACGCACTCCAGCAAGAAGCCGCACAAATGTCCCACCTGTGGGAAAGGCTTCAAGCTGCTGAGCGGCATGCGCTGCCACCAACGCACCCACGATGACCTGCGCGACTACCACTGCGCCGAGTGCGGCAAGTGCTTCTCCAGCCTGCAGGGCCTGAAGCTGCACAACCGGACCCACACCGGCCTCAAACCCTACAAGTGCCCCGAGTGCGGCAAGAGGTTCACGCAGTCTCCACACCTCAAGTCCCACATGGTGACCCACACCGGCGAGCGGCCGTTCCTCTGCACCACCTGCGGCAAGAGGTTCACACAGTCGTCCCACCTGAGGTCCCACATCACGCTGTTCCACGTGGGCGAGAAGCCGTTCAGCTGCGAGGACTGCGGCAAGAGCTTCACCATCGCCCACTACCTGAAGATGCACCGGCTGAGCCACACCAAGGAGAAGCTGTACCAGTGCACTTACTGCCAGAAGTCCTTCTCCTACCACAATTCGTGGCGGGCGCACGAGAGGATCCACACCGGCGAGCGTCCGTTCAGCTGCCAGGACTGCGGCCAGAGCTTCATCACGTCGGGCTCGCTGCTGAGCCACCAGAGGTCCAAACACACCGGTGAGAAGAGCCACTACTGCATCACCTGTGGAGAGTTCTTCTTCACCAGCACGCTGCTGCGCGTCCACCAGCTGGACCACACCGGGGAGCGGCCGCACGCCTGCAGCTGCGGAAAGACCTTCAAGACCAAAGGTGTGCTGCGCTACCACCTGAAACGCTTCACCGATCACCGGCCCGCCCAGTGA
- the ttc19 gene encoding tetratricopeptide repeat protein 19, mitochondrial isoform X2 has protein sequence MAASCGLRALLGQSMSCFRCSGPLGRISAVHRSIVEPVRHHSVSVTGKRSACWVNPGHESSRRTFQNPAGRGAALWAAVAFSLFGSEEDQRDEAQRKEDEMVLLLKKAKLSMHRGQLQAASGFLHQAVVLAHQNHNNQAIIYTYSLMANLAYVQGQLDSAEKLFKAAMSFMLAGGTPEDDNAVIEMSLKLATIYAEQNRAELAEHGFRFCTESLEAKLEKHKELQEDEQTEEQEVLRKETRLLLGLCLDSRARYRAATLHLKQAGQDYLDALNICRQEQGDTHPQTLVLMSDLATILDLQGRHDDALVLVQQAVDLSRSTGHPDLHVLLGNLAGILLHTGRMDDSVRFYQEALNLARQAGDQEAVERIQEGLKEVKKRRNQERTEDRKEAAP, from the exons ATGGCGGCCTCCTGCGGGCTCCGCGCGCTCCTCGGTCAGAGTATGAGCTGCTTCAGGTGTTCCGGTCCCCTGGGACGGATCTCCGCAGTACACAG GTCCATCGTTGAACCCGTCCGCCATCACAGTGTCTCAGTGACGGGAAAACGCTCGGCATGCTGGGTAAACCCGGGCCATGAGTCCAGCAGGAGAACCTTCCAGAACCCAGCGGGTAGAGGAGCAGCGCTGTGGGCAGCAGTCG CTTTTTCTCTGTTCGGATCCGAAGAAGATCAGAGAGACGAAGCCCAGAGGAAGGAGGACGAGATGGTCCTGCTGCTGAAGAAGGCCAAG CTCAGCATGCATCGAGGTCAGCTGCAGGCCGCTTCTGGGTTCCTTCATCAGGCCGTCGTTCTGGCTCATCAGAACCACAACAACCAGGCCATCATCTACACCTACAGCCTG ATGGCAAACTTGGCGTACGTTCAGGGTCAGCTGGACAGT GCAGAGAAGCTCTTCAAAGCAGCGATGAGCTTCATGCTGGCTGGAGGAACTCCTGAG GACGACAACGCCGTCATCGAGATGTCTCTGAAACTGGCCACCATCTACGCCGAGCAGAACAG GGCGGAGCTGGCAGAACACGGCTTCAGGTTCTGTACGGAGTCTCTGGAGGCCAAACTGGAGAAacacaaagagctgcaggaggacGAGCAGACAG AGGAGCAGGAGGTTCTGAGGAAGGAGACCCGCCTCCTGCTGGGTCTGTGTTTGGACTCCAGGGCTCGGTACCGGGCGGCAACTCTGCACCTGAAGCAGGCAGGACAGGACTACCTGGACGCCCTGAACATCTGCCGCCAGGAGCAGGGAGACACACACCCACAG ACTCTGGTGCTGATGAGCGACCTGGCCACCATCTTGGACCTGCAAGGTCGCCATGACGACGCCCTGGTTCTAGTCCAGCAGGCGGTGGACCTGAGCCGCTCCACCGGACACCCGGACCTACACGTGCTGCTGGGGAACCTGGCCGGCATCCTGCTGCACACAG GACGGATGGACGACTCGGTCCGGTTCTACCAGGAGGCTCTAAATCTGGCCCGGCAGGCTGGAGACCAGGAGGCCGTGGAGCGGATCCAGGAGGGGCtgaaggaggtgaagaagaggaggaaccAGGAGAGGACGGAGGACAGGAAGGAGGCTGCACCGTGA
- the ttc19 gene encoding tetratricopeptide repeat protein 19, mitochondrial isoform X1: MAASCGLRALLGQSMSCFRCSGPLGRISAVHRSIVEPVRHHSVSVTGKRSACWVNPGHESSRRTFQNPAGRGAALWAAVAFSLFGSEEDQRDEAQRKEDEMVLLLKKAKLSMHRGQLQAASGFLHQAVVLAHQNHNNQAIIYTYSLMANLAYVQGQLDSAEKLFKAAMSFMLAGGTPEDDNAVIEMSLKLATIYAEQNRAELAEHGFRFCTESLEAKLEKHKELQEDEQTGENRCDTLRRAGSSSQTVCLSSEEQEVLRKETRLLLGLCLDSRARYRAATLHLKQAGQDYLDALNICRQEQGDTHPQTLVLMSDLATILDLQGRHDDALVLVQQAVDLSRSTGHPDLHVLLGNLAGILLHTGRMDDSVRFYQEALNLARQAGDQEAVERIQEGLKEVKKRRNQERTEDRKEAAP; the protein is encoded by the exons ATGGCGGCCTCCTGCGGGCTCCGCGCGCTCCTCGGTCAGAGTATGAGCTGCTTCAGGTGTTCCGGTCCCCTGGGACGGATCTCCGCAGTACACAG GTCCATCGTTGAACCCGTCCGCCATCACAGTGTCTCAGTGACGGGAAAACGCTCGGCATGCTGGGTAAACCCGGGCCATGAGTCCAGCAGGAGAACCTTCCAGAACCCAGCGGGTAGAGGAGCAGCGCTGTGGGCAGCAGTCG CTTTTTCTCTGTTCGGATCCGAAGAAGATCAGAGAGACGAAGCCCAGAGGAAGGAGGACGAGATGGTCCTGCTGCTGAAGAAGGCCAAG CTCAGCATGCATCGAGGTCAGCTGCAGGCCGCTTCTGGGTTCCTTCATCAGGCCGTCGTTCTGGCTCATCAGAACCACAACAACCAGGCCATCATCTACACCTACAGCCTG ATGGCAAACTTGGCGTACGTTCAGGGTCAGCTGGACAGT GCAGAGAAGCTCTTCAAAGCAGCGATGAGCTTCATGCTGGCTGGAGGAACTCCTGAG GACGACAACGCCGTCATCGAGATGTCTCTGAAACTGGCCACCATCTACGCCGAGCAGAACAG GGCGGAGCTGGCAGAACACGGCTTCAGGTTCTGTACGGAGTCTCTGGAGGCCAAACTGGAGAAacacaaagagctgcaggaggacGAGCAGACAGGTGAGAACAGGTGTGACACCCTGAGGCGGGCTGGAAGCTCTTCACAGACGGTTTGTTTGTCCTCAGAGGAGCAGGAGGTTCTGAGGAAGGAGACCCGCCTCCTGCTGGGTCTGTGTTTGGACTCCAGGGCTCGGTACCGGGCGGCAACTCTGCACCTGAAGCAGGCAGGACAGGACTACCTGGACGCCCTGAACATCTGCCGCCAGGAGCAGGGAGACACACACCCACAG ACTCTGGTGCTGATGAGCGACCTGGCCACCATCTTGGACCTGCAAGGTCGCCATGACGACGCCCTGGTTCTAGTCCAGCAGGCGGTGGACCTGAGCCGCTCCACCGGACACCCGGACCTACACGTGCTGCTGGGGAACCTGGCCGGCATCCTGCTGCACACAG GACGGATGGACGACTCGGTCCGGTTCTACCAGGAGGCTCTAAATCTGGCCCGGCAGGCTGGAGACCAGGAGGCCGTGGAGCGGATCCAGGAGGGGCtgaaggaggtgaagaagaggaggaaccAGGAGAGGACGGAGGACAGGAAGGAGGCTGCACCGTGA
- the LOC110967635 gene encoding oocyte zinc finger protein XlCOF6-like isoform X1 has protein sequence MATSCRQMLVSDERVLWFQSDPVQVKVEPEEDVEIQSYPVLRKLSVALTDCRSWLEGRDFLFLDQHPQLCESTPLQKPSTNSGRKMAYCPECKKGFYKQAHLEAHLRVHRGQKPNECWQCGKTYPTLMSLVVHQQIHDRQEPYRCSYCDKTFALKRDWKTHHRTHSGTKPFKCWFCGDGFCEQDELTEHLQQHQGEKCYRCSVCDKMFVSYQGFNFHRKSHKSQTLLPCNKCEKTFANPQSLKLHQVTHSSKKPHKCPTCGKGFKLLSGMRCHQRTHDDLRDYHCAECGKCFSSLQGLKLHNRTHTGLKPYKCPECGKRFTQSPHLKSHMVTHTGERPFLCTTCGKRFTQSSHLRSHITLFHVGEKPFSCEDCGKSFTIAHYLKMHRLSHTKEKLYQCTYCQKSFSYHNSWRAHERIHTGERPFSCQDCGQSFITSGSLLSHQRSKHTGEKSHYCITCGEFFFTSTLLRVHQLDHTGERPHACSCGKTFKTKGVLRYHLKRFTDHRPAQ, from the exons ATGGCGACCAGCTGCAGACAGATGTTGGTCTCTGATGAACGGGTCTTGTGGTTTCAGAGCGACCCGGTTCAGGTGAAGGTGGAGCCGGAAGAAGACGTGGAGATCCAGTCCTACCCGGTCCTCAGGAAGCTGTCCGTCGCTCTGACGGACTGCAGGTCGTGGCTGGAGgggcgggacttcctgtttctAG ACCAGCACCCTCAGCTGTGCGAGTCGACGCCGCTGCAGAAGCCGTCCACCAACTCTGGCAGGAAGATGGCGTACTGCCCCGAGTGTAAGAAGGGCTTCTACAAGCAGGCTCACCTGGAGGCTCACCTGAGGGTCCACCGAGGCCAGAAGCCCAACGAGTGCTGGCAATGCGGGAAGACCTACCCGACCCTGATGAGCCTGGTGGTCCACCAGCAGATCCACGACCGCCAGGAGCCGTACCGCTGCTCGTACTGCGACAAGACCTTCGCCCTGAAGAGGGACTGGAAGACCCATCACCGCACGCACTCCGGGACCAAACCCTTCAAGTGCTGGTTCTGTGGAGACGGGTTCTGTGAGCAGGATGAGCTGACGGAGCACCTGCAGCAACACCAGGGGGAGAAGTGCTACCGCTGCTCGGTCTGCGACAAGATGTTCGTGTCCTACCAGGGCTTCAACTTTCACCGCAAGTCGCACAAGAGCCAGACGTTGCTGCCGTGCAACAAGTGCGAAAAGACCTTCGCCAACCCTCAGAGCCTGAAGCTGCACCAGGTCACGCACTCCAGCAAGAAGCCGCACAAATGTCCCACCTGTGGGAAAGGCTTCAAGCTGCTGAGCGGCATGCGCTGCCACCAACGCACCCACGATGACCTGCGCGACTACCACTGCGCCGAGTGCGGCAAGTGCTTCTCCAGCCTGCAGGGCCTGAAGCTGCACAACCGGACCCACACCGGCCTCAAACCCTACAAGTGCCCCGAGTGCGGCAAGAGGTTCACGCAGTCTCCACACCTCAAGTCCCACATGGTGACCCACACCGGCGAGCGGCCGTTCCTCTGCACCACCTGCGGCAAGAGGTTCACACAGTCGTCCCACCTGAGGTCCCACATCACGCTGTTCCACGTGGGCGAGAAGCCGTTCAGCTGCGAGGACTGCGGCAAGAGCTTCACCATCGCCCACTACCTGAAGATGCACCGGCTGAGCCACACCAAGGAGAAGCTGTACCAGTGCACTTACTGCCAGAAGTCCTTCTCCTACCACAATTCGTGGCGGGCGCACGAGAGGATCCACACCGGCGAGCGTCCGTTCAGCTGCCAGGACTGCGGCCAGAGCTTCATCACGTCGGGCTCGCTGCTGAGCCACCAGAGGTCCAAACACACCGGTGAGAAGAGCCACTACTGCATCACCTGTGGAGAGTTCTTCTTCACCAGCACGCTGCTGCGCGTCCACCAGCTGGACCACACCGGGGAGCGGCCGCACGCCTGCAGCTGCGGAAAGACCTTCAAGACCAAAGGTGTGCTGCGCTACCACCTGAAACGCTTCACCGATCACCGGCCCGCCCAGTGA